A genomic segment from bacterium encodes:
- a CDS encoding SRPBCC domain-containing protein, with amino-acid sequence MNVYERLNYALSSGEFAKYIGICLLITLEVMMSSSQARAQDAAAAPQFYLVELHGTRDGWPDNMTKEEEAVLGEHFVYLKELTAKGKVLMAGPVWGKFGLVVLKVQSEAELKEIMDKEPSVVKKVHTYTFSPMVVALLSDYISRDRYPSEITDRVMYKEVTVKASLDDVWRAWTTNEGANEFFSPFTKIECRTGGPYEIYFDNESPIGSRGGEGNKVLSFLPKSMFSFEWNAPPSFGSLRDVRTRVVINFEQVGTDSIKVKFSHLGWGAAEGWNAIYDYFDRAWGYVLGNFKKRFESGPIKWEE; translated from the coding sequence ATGAATGTGTATGAGCGTCTCAACTACGCGCTGTCGTCCGGCGAATTCGCAAAGTACATTGGTATCTGTTTATTGATAACATTGGAGGTAATGATGTCGAGCTCACAGGCAAGGGCGCAGGACGCTGCCGCTGCTCCTCAGTTCTATTTGGTTGAGTTACACGGTACACGAGATGGCTGGCCAGACAACATGACCAAAGAGGAAGAAGCCGTTCTTGGCGAGCACTTCGTCTATCTCAAAGAACTGACTGCCAAAGGCAAGGTTCTGATGGCAGGACCGGTCTGGGGGAAGTTCGGATTAGTGGTGCTCAAAGTGCAATCAGAAGCTGAACTGAAAGAGATTATGGACAAAGAGCCATCGGTCGTCAAAAAGGTTCACACCTATACTTTCTCTCCGATGGTAGTGGCTTTGCTTTCTGATTATATCTCGCGCGATCGGTATCCTTCAGAAATCACTGATCGAGTGATGTACAAGGAAGTTACAGTGAAAGCATCGCTCGATGATGTCTGGCGCGCTTGGACTACAAATGAAGGCGCCAACGAGTTCTTTTCTCCTTTCACGAAGATCGAATGTCGCACCGGCGGTCCGTATGAGATCTACTTCGACAACGAATCACCGATAGGATCCCGCGGCGGGGAAGGAAACAAAGTTCTAAGTTTTCTACCCAAGTCGATGTTTTCGTTCGAATGGAACGCGCCGCCAAGTTTCGGATCGCTGCGCGATGTGCGAACGAGAGTAGTCATCAACTTTGAGCAGGTCGGCACGGATTCAATAAAGGTAAAATTCTCCCACCTTGGCTGGGGCGCTGCGGAAGGTTGGAACGCGATCTATGATTATTTCGACCGTGCGTGGGGCTACGTTCTTGGCAATTTCAAGAAACGGTTTGAGTCTGGACCGATCAAGTGGGAAGAGTAG